CCGAGGGGAAGACCATATTGCTAATACAGCAAAGCAAATTCTACTGTACGAAGCTTTCGATGCTGCGGTGCCGGAATTTGCCCACACACCATTAATTTTGAATCAAGAAGGTAAAAAGCTATCGAAGCGGGACGGTGTTACCTCGATTTCTGACTTTAAGCAGATGGGTTATACTGCCGAAGCTTTAGCTAATTATATGACCTTATTAGGTTGGTCAGCGCCAGATTCAACCAAGGAAATTTTTACCTTAGAAGAAGCAGCGAAAGAGTTTGGTTTTGAGCGTGTAAATAATGCAGGCGCTAAATTTGACTGGGAAAAGTTAAATTGGCTCAATGGTCAATATATCCATAAAATGCCAGTGGATCAGTTAACAGATCAGTTGATTCCATATTGGCAAGCTGCTGGATATAAATTTGACCCAGAGGGCGATCGCACTTGGCTAGAACAGATTTCTGCTTTAATTGGTGCTAGTCTCAACCGTTTAGAAGAAGCTGTGGAGATGAGCAAAGTCTTCTTTACTCAAACCGTAGAGTATAACGAAGAAGCTGCTGCCCAGTTACAGCAACCTGGCGCTGCTGATGTAGTCAATGCGATCGCACAAGCATTAGAAACTAATAACTCCTTGAGTGCAGATGATGCCCAAGCCATCATTAAACAGGTTACAAAAGAGAAAAACTTCAAAAAAGGAGTGGTGATGCGATCGCTCCGTGCAGCCCTGACTGGGGAGGTACATGGCCCTGATTTAATTCAATCTTGGCTATTATTACAGGCGCGGGGATTAGATAAATTACGCTTGCAAAAAGCGTTAGCAAGATAATATTAACTTCACCAAGCCTTCACCTTAGTAACGGGGAGAGGGCTTGGAGTTTTTAATGTTTTTCTACTTTTGAGGAACTCGTTTTTATATCACATCGTCACTACTATCAATAGAGCCGTTACATTTTTGATAACAAACAATACGTTTGTAGCAGTAGTAATGTACAACCCAGTGACGAATTTAAAGTCAAACATCCGGTTATTGTCCCGCTGGGCTGTTATTATAGGGACTCCAATACTTACTGGCATCTTATTTAACGCCCCTACATCAGCCCAGCAAGTGAAATCTACGTCAATGTTTGAAAACCCTACCATTAGCCCTAATTTTTCCCCAGATCCACTAACTATTAGGGGTATTGGTGGTGGGACAGTACCCGCCCAAAAAGTTGCAGGTCGTTCAGAAACGGCAACTGGTTCATGCGTTGGTTTTGTGGATGCAAAACCAGACCATAAAATAGTATTAACTAATTTCTTTAAAAATCTAACTATCCAAGTACAAAGTCCAGAGGATACAACTTTACTAATTAAAGGCCCTGGTGGTAGTTGGTGTAATGATGATTACAATAACAAGAATCCAAGTATTAGTGGTCAATGGCTAGAAGGTAACTACAATGTCTGGGTTGGATCTTATCAAAAAAACAAGTCAACCCCATACATTATTAGACTGACTGAGAAGTGAGTAGAGAGGCGATCGCAAACATAATTTAATTGCAAATTTTTAAATTACCTTGCTCAACTAAGCAATCTTATTAGTTATAGCCGTAGCCAGGGAGGTTAGGACATAATAAAAATTGCTGTAACCATTGAAAAAAAAAGGTTTTGAAAAAAGCTGATAGCTGACTGCTGAGTGCTATAGAATTATTCCTAGATTGGCAATCTGTCGCTGTAAGGCTGAAGTTAGGAGATCTTCTCCACAACTTTAGCCTTATTCAGTTATATAACAAGCATTTTTGATTTTAGGAGTAATAATGATGTTTGCAGGAAAAAGACCTAATAACCTGGGCGTTAATGATGGGAAATTAGCACCTTGCCCTAATACCCCCAACTGCGTTTGTAGCCAAGATTCAGATGCAGGACACAAAATTGAGCCATTAACTTATAACTCTACTGCGGCAGAAGCGATCGCAAATCTCAAGCAAGTGATCCAATCAATGCCCAAAACTCAAATCATCACAGAAAACACCAATTACCTCTATGCAGAATTTACCAGCGCCCTTATGGGTTTTGTTGATGACGTGGAATTTTATCTAGATGATACTGCAAAAGTCATCCATGTTCGTTCCGCTTCTCGTCTAGGCAAATCTGATTTAGGAGTCAACCGTAACAGAATTGAAGCCATTAGAACAAAACTGAAAGAAATCAAAAGTTAACTACCAAAAACCAGTTAACTACAAAGTGTGCTTTTAGCTTTCCTCCCCGCTTTCAAAAAACGGGGTTTTTAGCTTTTTTCGTAATAAGTTTAAACCGTTTTGTCAAGGCGTAAGTTTTATAATAATAACTAAAGTAAAAAAAATGTTAAAGAAATGTCCCTAGATGTGCTTAAGCAAGAAGCAACCGATAAAAATACTTCACAACAAAGATTACGAGAACTAGCCGCAATAAATGATGAACTAGCCATAGTAGTTGCGGCTAATCCCTTGACTGAGTCTAGTCTTTTAACAGAACTTCTTATAAAAAATAGAGAAAACAAGCAGAAGAATAGGGAAATGCAAAGAGCGATCGCCAGTAATCCTAATACACCAACAAGATGGTTAATTGGACTAGGCGCTCGATTTCCTGAAGAATTTTTTAGCAATCCGGTTTATAATCTGCAAATCTGGCAAGATGTCAATTTTAATAATTTATCGGATGCAAAATTCCTTTTGCAATTTGTCTTGGCATCTAATGCCCGAACATCTTTTCTAGACTTTGCTGCTGGCATTTGTCAAAATAATCTTAAGCGTCTTCGCAATAATGACCGTTTTGAGGACTTTCCTTTAGATCGTCAACATGAAATTAATATTAAGCGTATTCAGAACAGGTTAGGAGCTTGGCTTGGTATATACTCTTTTGAAGAATTTTGGAAATGGAGAGAAACTTTAATTGTTATAGCAAGTCATCGAAATACTTCGAGAAATAAATTGTTGGAGCTATCAACATCTAACGAGGATATTGTCGCACAAGTTGCTCATTTAGGTCTTGATCGTCCAAATGATGACATCCAATTTTGGGATAAAGTGGCTTCTTATAAGCAGCCAAACCTTATTCTTTTTATCCCCAGTCACTTGATGTTTAAACTGATTCAATTGCCAGATATATCTATAAATTTCATAAAAGCAGCATCTCAACTTGACCAATATCCAGATCTTCTTAATATCATTGCCAATCATCGAAAAACTCCCAAGGATGTACTAGAGAAGCTAGCAGAAAATAGTATTCCCTTTGTTGCTGAAGCGGCAAAGCTACATATTAATTACGCTGGAGAAATGGAAACTGGATGGCGCGAACAAGCAGACAGTAAAATTGATAGAACGCAACTACCTAGCTTAAATGATAATGAAGAGGGAATTGAACTACGATTGTGGCACATGGGAGCCATTCATGAAAGCACTTTACCTTATTTAAATCAAACTTCCATATATGAAACAACAAATACTCTGTTAAAGATTATTTGTGATGTTGATACATCTAAAGCTACTTTAGATTATATTAAAAATCACCCAAAATTTTCGCAACTAATTACTGAATGTATTACTTGTTTAGAACAACGATCAGCAATACTTTTTGATGTGCTTCCGCGAACACTACCGATAGATACTACAAAACTGCCCGATAATATTGCTGTCAATCAAATCAAACCTGTAGTTGATGATTTTAATGATTTGCTTTTAAAAATAGATGATAAATATTGGTGCAAAAAACGAAAATTTATTTTTATAAAAGACCTAGATATTTATGAATTTTTAATAATTTTTAACCAAAAATCAATATTTTCTCATAATAAGAAATACTACCTACCAAAGATGCTTAGTGATTTTGAAGGTGGTAGATATAAAAACCATAATTTACGACTTTTTGAAATTTCTAATTTAGAATACTATGGTGTAATTCTAACAACCCACCCTAGCACTTCTCCGCAAATTCTAGCAAAACTGGTGGAGCATCCAAGTTATGGGGTCAGAGCTTTGGTTGCTAGTCATCACAATATCACTCAAAACTCTTTAAATAGGTTAATTGAAGATCGCCATCCAGAAGTGAGAGCCGCAGCTTTGGCTAATCTCAAACTTGATTCGACGCTAAAAACACAATTAGAAATCTTGGAAAATCCCAATTTATCTTCTCTAGATTTACTAGAACTAGCAAATAGCGAGCATACTGCTGTGAGAGCTAAAGTTGCTCATCATCCTCACGTTGATGGTTCAATTCTGGCAAAACTAGCTAATGATAAGTTCATTGTCAGATTGGCTGTAGCTAGACATCCCAAAACCCCATCTAACATTTTAACTGGATTTACTCAGCATCCAGATCAAAAATTACATCTAGCGGTTGCCCAAAATCCAGGTGCGCCTAAAGATTTACTCATAAAGCTAGCAACTCAACCTGCACCAAAGAGTGGATTTCACTTTAATCCACTCAATTTAGCTGCTGTTAAAAGTTTACTGACTCAAGAACCATTATCGGCACTTGATTTATTGGCTCGATGTCTAAAATTTCCCAATAAACCATCATTTGCTCGCTTTTTGGTACTAATGAATCCTCAGATACCTAATTCTTTTTTGGCAAGATACTATAAATCTTGGTTTTGGCTAGAAAGATACGCGATCGCTCAAAATCCTAATACTGACGAAGAAATTCGCCAACAACTTACACAAGACCCAAATAGAATTGTTCGTGCTGCTGCCAGAGACAACTTAAAGTAGATTTGCGCACTCGGCATAAGAACATACCAGGACTACTCCCTTCCCACTACAAGATTACCGATCGTATTCTTCTTCTTCCTTGGCGTTCTTTGCGTCTTGGCGGTTTTTTCAATAAGTATTCTTTAGGCGGGAAGGGAGTAAGACCTAAGTTCTACATTACTTCAACCAATTTGACCTATTGAGCCATGCAACCTATTTAGTAGGAATGGCTGAAAGCTATATGAAGTAAGTAAATAAGAACGGAGAGGGAGGGATTCGAACCCTCGTTAAGTTGCCCTAAACAGCATTTCCAGTGCTGCGCCTTCAACCACTCGGCCACCTCTCCAGGTGTGTTTCTCTTTTTAGCTTACATCGTTTTGGCGTAAGCTCTAATTATTATACAGTATATTTCGTTACTTGATCTATGCCCCATTACTATAAAGTTAAAATTCACAATCGCCAGACAGGTACTAATCATACCCTAACAGTGCCAGACGATCGCTATATTCTGCATAGCGCGGAAAATCAGGGAACAGAACTGCCTTTTTCGTGTCGTAATGGGGCTTGTACCACCTGTGCTGTGCGCGTTAAGTCAGGGGTGATTCACCAACCAGAAGCACTGGGACTTTCTCCCCATCTGCGCGAACAAGGTTATGCCTTGTTATGTGTAAGTTATGCTCGCTCTGATCTGGAAGTAGAGACGCAGGATGAGGATGAAGTCTACGAACTCCAGTTTGGTCGCTACTTTGCCAAAGGAAAAGTCAGATTTGGATTGCCGTTAGATGAGGAATAGTAATTTAGAATTTTGGGGTCAAATTCAATCTCAACTCCGATTTCATAATTTTCAACTTGTACACAAAAGGCGATTGTTGATTTTATGCTGCTGCTTACTGCTGTTCGGTTGCCAATCGAATAAGCAAACTCAAGGCACAATTGTCAAGATCGAGCGGGTTGTCAGTGGTCAAACTCTAGAATGGATAGATACCAGTAAACAACCCGCATTAATTGATCGAGTGCGATTAATCGGCATTGAAGCACCAGATTTGCGACAACAGCCTTGGGGAGATCAGGCAAAACAACAGCTTGAGCAAATGACTGGGAAAATAAATGGTCAAAAGCTGGTATTTGAATCAGTTTTATTAGAGTCAGATGTGGAGCAAGTAGATCAATTTGGGCGAAAGCTTGCTTATGTATGGAAAGATGGAGTATTGCTCAATGAGCAGCTAGTAAAAGAAGGTTATGTATTAGCAGTAGTGCGATCGCCTAACCACAAGTACGATCAACGATTAATCCGCGCCCAAGAATACGCCCGACTCATGGGCAAGGGTATTTGGAATCCTGAACAGCCAATGCGGTTAACTCCTGCTGAATTCAAACGTCAAAACAAATAACCATGAGCCATAATTCTCCGGAGCAGTTACAAATTTTTCTGGATATTGCGACAGAAGCAGCCTTAGCTGGTGGTGTGGTCTTGCAAAAATATTGGGGCAAGTTAGAAGCTGTACAAGAAAAAGGACGACCTGGTGATTTAGTTACTGAAGCAGATAAATATGCAGAAATTGCCATCTTAGAAGTGCTAAAACGCCATTTCCCACACCACTCAATTTTGGCAGAAGAATCTGGTCAACAAGGAGATAATAGCAGTGAATATTTGTGGGCGATCGATCCTCTTGATGGCACAACTAACTACGCCCATCAATATCCTTTTTTCGCAACTTCAATTGGGTTATTAATTAATGGAGTTCCAGAAGTTGGTGTAGTTTTTGATCCCTTTCATAACGAATTATTTCGCGGTGCTACAGGTTTAG
This sequence is a window from Oculatellaceae cyanobacterium. Protein-coding genes within it:
- a CDS encoding DUF1499 domain-containing protein, translated to MFAGKRPNNLGVNDGKLAPCPNTPNCVCSQDSDAGHKIEPLTYNSTAAEAIANLKQVIQSMPKTQIITENTNYLYAEFTSALMGFVDDVEFYLDDTAKVIHVRSASRLGKSDLGVNRNRIEAIRTKLKEIKS
- a CDS encoding 2Fe-2S iron-sulfur cluster-binding protein; protein product: MPHYYKVKIHNRQTGTNHTLTVPDDRYILHSAENQGTELPFSCRNGACTTCAVRVKSGVIHQPEALGLSPHLREQGYALLCVSYARSDLEVETQDEDEVYELQFGRYFAKGKVRFGLPLDEE
- the gltX gene encoding glutamate--tRNA ligase, which translates into the protein MTVRVRIAPSPTGNLHIGTARTAVFNWLYARHHGGKFILRIEDTDEERSRPEYTQNILDGLTWLGLNWDEGPLFQSDRLDLYRQAVQTLLDKGLAYRCYTSEAELDEMRAAQKARKEAPRYDNRHRNLTPEQEDAFKSEGRRPVIRFKIDDNREIVWNDLVRGTVTWRGSDLGGDMVVARASEESHIGQPLYNLAVVVDDIDMNISHVIRGEDHIANTAKQILLYEAFDAAVPEFAHTPLILNQEGKKLSKRDGVTSISDFKQMGYTAEALANYMTLLGWSAPDSTKEIFTLEEAAKEFGFERVNNAGAKFDWEKLNWLNGQYIHKMPVDQLTDQLIPYWQAAGYKFDPEGDRTWLEQISALIGASLNRLEEAVEMSKVFFTQTVEYNEEAAAQLQQPGAADVVNAIAQALETNNSLSADDAQAIIKQVTKEKNFKKGVVMRSLRAALTGEVHGPDLIQSWLLLQARGLDKLRLQKALAR
- a CDS encoding inositol monophosphatase family protein; translated protein: MSHNSPEQLQIFLDIATEAALAGGVVLQKYWGKLEAVQEKGRPGDLVTEADKYAEIAILEVLKRHFPHHSILAEESGQQGDNSSEYLWAIDPLDGTTNYAHQYPFFATSIGLLINGVPEVGVVFDPFHNELFRGATGLGATRNRQPIRVSQTSSLSKSLLVTGFAYDRRETADNNYAEFCHLTHLTQGVRRSGAASVDLAHVACGRLDGYWERGLSPWDIAAGIVLVKEAGGTVTAYDRTPLIIHSGRILATNGHIHESLSNELLQISPLKV
- a CDS encoding thermonuclease family protein; translation: MRNSNLEFWGQIQSQLRFHNFQLVHKRRLLILCCCLLLFGCQSNKQTQGTIVKIERVVSGQTLEWIDTSKQPALIDRVRLIGIEAPDLRQQPWGDQAKQQLEQMTGKINGQKLVFESVLLESDVEQVDQFGRKLAYVWKDGVLLNEQLVKEGYVLAVVRSPNHKYDQRLIRAQEYARLMGKGIWNPEQPMRLTPAEFKRQNK